Proteins from one Drosophila gunungcola strain Sukarami chromosome 3R, Dgunungcola_SK_2, whole genome shotgun sequence genomic window:
- the LOC128266419 gene encoding uncharacterized protein LOC128266419 — translation MKVHMPGDTRNGVAQRTWRRILEHLAPIKGYQAIQREISWYRGLSQSQLEAANSLANMLRDNMDEMAASGLAKILVRLGLHPTPPVKTLHLVMHLSRGNDLAFLWFLMEMCYKTPHHGQTYSVNEQIIMSTIFRLDLLPTLRELDRWLPLPHASQMDRDKAGGLRQSQKVRKKKEVELERQRELARKEKIMTPLSPYFQEQNIAGLLRNECRLLSNFPANSASLLEMEEEPPESNLWSRWFGSYKLSESHRIGKGIIFEEINSIFESFRRASLPPRDVESLCAHHQYIREMEKSLEAQLEVIKQRKCEELITVRNRLEERKRKRVVQELEEMSACHLKRFQDMAARARLASTRKQLFGGTSASALTFGCPAMDHKCDDFEEERCQTFEADRPPERPPIKRPKRRSRSGSRSRLLSGAEAKPRSKQKSRSKNRSRSSSRNRTKRKSNRLSDKKPLEEKEVEQVPHRKGRDEFPDIMVKLLKGNRPILPGCPDFRPESTKCAKCQIYNPQEGLPWNRTPKQRPSSLMQFLQLCGTGQAEQKDSDPGQQDTNPSSQPDQKESVQLLELGPPGSNCVKFNYRELFGSLHRTHLDDERMRLKEAFVRAIDDDVQYLSAALNGGEEGSLDALVDRAAKRVFAKDVKTFHKELERLQRKRAAGEKDRRTSRLNFGQDFYDPENLPLMKEMLRLGLEKVAKDKRYVLPTLPQVHSVPYLIEWIRLRYGKRYSYREKENMLAKDVVVMDQLAWVMRTNLMNIPSLPVGDNVRDLAKLRKYAKCHRELHTNRFLEAIMEVERVFFSAMKPQLSNAATESTFLAYLPAHFNDLGFTVNNANVAMGISR, via the coding sequence ATGAAAGTGCATATGCCTGGCGATACCAGAAATGGGGTTGCCCAGCGCACCTGGCGTCGCATTCTGGAGCACTTGGCTCCGATCAAGGGCTACCAGGCGATCCAGCGGGAAATCAGTTGGTACCGAGGACTATCCCAATCCCAGCTGGAGGCAGCCAACAGCTTGGCCAATATGCTGAGGGACAACATGGACGAGATGGCGGCCTCGGGGCTGGCAAAGATATTGGTGCGTTTGGGATTGCATCCCACGCCGCCGGTGAAAACGCTCCATCTGGTGATGCATCTGAGCCGGGGAAACGACCTGGCCTTCCTCTGGTTTCTCATGGAGATGTGCTACAAGACGCCGCATCATGGCCAGACCTACAGTGTCAACGAGCAGATCATCATGTCGACCATCTTCCGGCTGGACTTGTTACCCACTCTAAGGGAACTGGATCGCTGGCTCCCGCTGCCACATGCCTCCCAAATGGATAGAGACAAGGCCGGGGGCCTTAGACAAAGTCAAAAGGTGAGGAAGAAAAAGGAAGTTGAACTGGAGCGGCAAAGGGAGCTGGCCAGAAAGGAGAAGATCATGACGCCTTTGTCGCCGTACTTTCAAGAACAAAACATTGCCGGATTATTGCGAAATGAGTGTAGATTGCTCTCCAATTTTCCCGCCAACTCAGCCAGTCTACTCGAAATGGAGGAGGAACCGCCCGAATCAAATCTATGGTCCCGCTGGTTTGGCAGTTACAAATTGAGCGAGTCCCATCGCATAGGTAAAGGTATCATTTTCGAGGAGATCAACAGCATTTTTGAGTCGTTTAGGCGAGCCTCACTGCCACCCCGCGATGTGGAGTCCCTGTGTGCCCATCATCAGTACATTCGGGAGATGGAAAAGTCCTTGGAAGCCCAACTGGAGGTCATAAAGCAGCGGAAGTGCGAGGAGCTGATCACAGTCAGGAATCGGCTGGAGGAGCGGAAGCGGAAGCGAGTGGTTCAGGAGCTGGAAGAAATGAGTGCCTGTCATTTGAAGCGATTCCAGGACATGGCAGCCCGGGCCAGATTGGCCTCCACCAGGAAACAGCTCTTTGGCGGCACTTCCGCCAGTGCATTAACCTTTGGCTGCCCAGCAATGGACCACAAGTGCGATGATTTCGAGGAGGAAAGGTGTCAGACTTTCGAGGCAGACAGGCCACCAGAAAGGCCTCCCATTAAAAGGCCCAAAAGAAGAAGCAGATCCGGCAGTAGGTCAAGGCTATTGAGTGGAGCCGAAGCCAAGCCCAGGTCGAAGCAAAAATCTAGATCTAAGAACAGGTCCAGATCCAGTTCAAGAAATCGAACTAAAAGAAAGTCCAACAGATTGTCTGACAAAAAGCCTTTAGAGGAAAAAGAAGTGGAGCAAGTGCCGCACCGAAAAGGCAGAGACGAATTCCCAGACATAATGGTCAAGTTACTGAAAGGCAACAGACCCATCTTACCAGGCTGCCCTGACTTTCGGCCCGAGTCCACAAAGTGCGCCAAATGCCAAATTTACAATCCCCAAGAGGGCTTGCCCTGGAACCGAACCCCAAAACAACGTCCCAGTAGCCTGATGCAGTTCCTCCAGTTGTGCGGCACTGGGCAGGCTGAGCAGAAGGATTCAGATCCTGGACAGCAGGATACAAATCCTTCTTCACAGCCCGACCAAAAGGAGAGTGTGCAGCTGTTGGAATTGGGACCACCAGGCAGTAATTGTGTAAAATTCAACTATCGTGAGTTATTTGGCTCGCTGCACAGGACTCATTTGGACGACGAGAGGATGCGTCTGAAGGAGGCCTTTGTGCGGGCCATCGACGACGATGTTCAGTACCTAAGTGCTGCCTTGAATGGCGGGGAAGAGGGTTCCCTGGATGCCCTGGTTGATAGAGCGGCCAAGCGCGTTTTTGCCAAGGATGTGAAGACTTTCCACAAAGAACTGGAGCGATTGCAGAGGAAAAGGGCTGCCGGGGAGAAGGATCGACGAACATCGCGACTGAACTTTGGCCAGGATTTCTACGATCCCGAGAACCTGCCCTTGATGAAGGAGATGCTCAGACTGGGTCTGGAAAAAGTGGCCAAGGACAAGCGATATGTACTGCCCACCCTGCCGCAAGTGCATTCTGTGCCCTATCTCATCGAATGGATTCGCCTGCGCTACGGCAAACGTTACTCCTACagggaaaaggaaaatatgCTGGCAAAGGATGTGGTGGTCATGGACCAACTGGCCTGGGTGATGCGCACCAATCTGATGAACATACCCTCCCTCCCTGTCGGCGATAACGTTAGGGACCTGGCCAAACTAAGGAAATACGCCAAATGCCACAGGGAGCTGCACACCAACCGATTCCTCGAAGCCATTATGGAAGTGGAGCGGGTCTTCTTTTCCGCCATGAAACCCCAGCTCAGCAATGCGGCAACGGAGTCCACGTTTTTAGCCTACTTGCCAGCCCACTTCAACGACTTGGGCTTCACCGTCAACAATGCAAACGTAGCAATGGGAATTTCACGTTAA